Sequence from the Camelus dromedarius isolate mCamDro1 chromosome 12, mCamDro1.pat, whole genome shotgun sequence genome:
AGGGCCTAACACTCAGTTAAGTGCTCCATAAATTTACCTTAAAAGTCAACAGAACTTTCTGGACATTTTCTCCCAAGTGGGTGCTGTGGGAGGTACAGACTTGCTGCTGACATTTTTTTGTTCTCCAGGGGCCCAAGGTCTCCTATAGGCCACAATAGAGGAACAGACAAGCCCCAGCAGGTCGCCTGCAGAGCTGGAGTTCAGCCCTACCTGGCTGGAGCAGGACACTTTTTCATCCAGGGGACTGGTTTCCTCTGCAAGAGAATGGAGCTGATGAAAGAGCTAACAGCCCAGGGGTTGCTGGGAATCCCAGCGTCTTGTACTCATAACTATAACAACCATCTCTAATGCCCTTATTTTGCGCCAGGCACAGAGGAAAGTCATTTTATACACAAAGGGCCTGGCCCATTATTGGGGCTCAATTAAGATTTGTGGGATTAATGAGAGGTTATTTCAAATCTTCACAAAAGCCTCATGAGCTTCCCTTAGGAAGGAACTGGAGCTCTGAGAGGTAGAGTGATATGCACGCAAAGATATCAACCGGCAGGTGGAGCTGATATTGAGGGCTTCTGGACGGCTGGGAGCGAAGAGGAGTTGAGATTCACATCATCCCCCACCACCCGACCCTCTCTGCAGGCGCTGGGGCTGTGGAAACCAGGAGTCGCCACAGCTCCCACCCAACGGGGACCGAGGACGAAGAAGggacggaggaggaggagcccagcCCCTTCCGGGGCCGCTCGCGCTCAGCGCCCCCCAACCTCTGGGCTGCACAGCGCTATGGCCGCGAGCTCCGGAGGATGAGCGACGAGTTCCACGGCTCCTTCAAGGTGAGCGCACGGATGGGCGCACGGGTCCCCGTAGTCCTGGAGCATGCTGGGGACTGTACTCCCAGGTCTCCTCCTACTGGACTGTCCTGTTAGGGTTCCGGTGCATGTCGGGATTTGCAGTCTCGtgactcctcccctcccaccgGCCTGCAAGGCATTTTGGGATCTGTAGTCCAGACCCCGCTCCAGAAGGCCAAGCCTCCTGGGTTCCCTAAATATTTGGAGCGCTAGGCATGCTGGCATCTGTGCTCCCAGCCAATCCCGTTCGGATATCCGGGTTCTCTGGCCTCAATTTCGGAACCACCTCTTTAATTCTCGAATTCTGGTCGCGTCTTACAGGTGCTTCCGGATCTCCGGCTCTGGCCCTAATAGGGTCTTCCTAGGCCTCCTCTCCCCGTCCCCGCTATGGAGGGTCCAGAATCTAACCAGTTCCATTCCTAAGAGGCCAAGCGATCGTTCATGCCTAGTAAAGTAGTCAGGAGACCCCTCGGTACAGGATCTTTATCTCCCCCGGAATTTCACTTAGCGGTGGGATTCCAGAAGTGGAGGGGCCTGACTTGGGCTGCCAGGATAAGCTAATTCACTTaaccctttcctcctcccacttCAAAGGGACTCCCTCGCCCGAAGAGCGCTGGCACCGCGACACAGATGCGGCAAAGTCCCAGCTGGACGCGCTTCATCCAGTCCTGGTGGGGCCGGAACTTGGGGAGAGGCGGCTCCGCCCCCTCCCAGTGAACTTCCGTCCCATAATCCAAAGTGCCGCACCGCCGTTGGTGGCCATCTTGGGAGTGGGCGGAAGTCTTTTCTGCAGGCCTTATGCAAAAATAGGATCCATTTCGTCCCTTTCGGAAGGAAGCGGTCTGACCCAGAGCCCGATTCCCTTCCGGGGTATGCGGACCACGGAGGCGCTCGGTCCCCATCGGAAGTTTTGAAATTCTTCCGCCCTTAGTTGCCGGAAGTGGCTCCGTGACCCCGCCCCGGCGCTGGTCGGCCCCAGGTGCCTGCGTCAGTTGCCAGCCGGGATTAACCCTAACTTCGCCAGAACCCTTTCCTCCACGGTAACGCTGAGGGCTGACAGCTCGCTACGAAATGTGCTAATAAAGCCCGCGTCTGTGCCAGCGAGTCTCCTCCGTCCGTCGTTTGGGTCTTTGCGGGCAGGGGGAGAGCTGGTACTGATAATGTCAAAAGATGTCCCCGTTTTACAGGTAAGGGAAACGGGCTCTTTTTGAGTGACATTCTGGGACCGAGACCAGGAAGGGGTTGAGGCGGCGAGCAGAGCCACGCTGCTTAGCCTCCGGGAAGCGGAGCGTGACGAGGCCTCAGGGACCTCCAAGTCCTTATCTCTAATATGGTAATTGGAAGCCGCAAGCCGGCTGGCAGCCGGAATGCCGCGTACTGCAAACCGTGCCGCCGTCCCCCAGGAAGGGTCATTTGTTCCTATTTGGGTCAGTCCTTTTGAGCAGCCACTGTGTGGCCGGCCTGGGGCCAGCGATCCTCAGGGAACTGGCAGGACACGCAGGGCGGGGGGACGAGGGCGGGGGTAAGGCTCCGCTCAGGGCTTGTGAGTAGAGTGATCACTAGGGAACTGGAGAAGCTTCACCAGGACCTGGGAGCAGAGCTCAATTCCAGAAAGATTTATTGGCGCCCTCTATAGACTAGCCAGCGCTTTGTATAGGTTTACAGAGATGAATTAAACGCCACAACTCCTGCTATCTCAAGCTTCCTGGCAAGGGGAGAGCTAGCCTTTGAACAGTGGAGTTATCGCCAGCCGAGTCCTATAACAGGGGCTTGGAACCGGGCTAGGGGCGGCTCACTCCAGCAAGGGaaagtcagggagggcttcaaGGAGGAGGTGAGCTAGACTCgaagagatgggggagagggctGTCATTCCTAGTAGAGGAAGGAGCAGACCCATGGACGGATAAGGGGAGCAGCAGAGGTCAGGCATCTCAAGGATGGGAATGTAGTACCCAGGAGTTTGGAGTTTAGCCTGGTCTTTGAGGACCTGTGGACTGGTATCTAGTGTTTCCGTGTGGAGTCAGGAAGATAGGAGCTGGCTGCTGAGAGGCCTGAACGGGGCAGATTTGGGGCTAGGACAAAGCCTGACTGCAGAAGCAGGGAAGGCCTGGGCAATGGTACTGATCCTAAGGAAGCAGGGCCTTAGGCAGAGGTCCCCAGCCTGACACATCCCTACTCTGGAAGTCCTGTTTCTCTGACGTCCCCACCACATTTGTTTGCCTGAGGTtgcagcaaaaacaaagaaagaatacACTCAATTGGCAGGAGATAAGCCCAGATAAGAGGCTGCCTTCctctggaggagggaggcagtcAGCCCGGGAAGCGCCAGGAAGCTGGGAGAGGCCTTGAAGAAGTGCCAGCCTGACCCTGCTGCAGAACCCGGCCGCACCCTCGCTGCGGGGTCTCTGCCACTCTGCCGTCCCAGGGCCGGAGGGGGAGGCGTGGAGCAGGTCCTCCAGGCTGGCATAGAGGGTCCAGGCCCACCCTGCCTCCAGGTCAGGATGTCTTGACTTAGttgtggcctcagtttcctcatctgcaaaacagggatAACATCTCCCTCACAGGGATGAGAGGGATGCTGGGTCTCCTAGCCCCTGCGAGTGCCTGTGACTGTCAGCTTCCCTTCTCCCAAGAGTCACTTCTAGGCCCATCCACTTCCCACCCAAAGCTGAGAACCCAGGTCCCCTGATGTTGGGCAGGTTCTGGGCTGCCCAGCTCCACCCCTAGCAGGTCGATCCCCAGAGAGTCAACTgcctgtgtggctggagctgCCTCAGCGGAGGATGCTGGGTGTTTGGGTCATATCAGGCAACAGGAAGGGGGGGCAGAGGAGGCTTCCTGAAGCAAAGGCCTGAGCCTCTGTGAAGGGAGGACAAGAAAAGCCCAGGAGGGAGAAAAGTAATGGGGGCGTGGGGCGGGAGTGATAGCCCAGGGCAGGGGCATAGAGGCGGGGAAGCCTCGGGGAGACCAAAGGGGCTCTGGTGTCAGGTCACTGGGAAGATCTGCAGGTAGTTCCTGGGCAAGGAGGTCTCAGGTTTGAAACCCAGCAACCCTCTGGACAGGGGCCTGACCTCAACCCCACGATGCCCACaagcccattttatagatgagaaaactgaggctccagaagtggcagagccaggtctaGGGCCCGGAGTCCTCTCCAGCACTACCCTACCCCAAACCACGCTGCACACAGGGTCCCTGAAATCCACTTTtattcatgtaaaaaaaaatcccaaaaggaTAGAGAAAGAATGTGACCCCTACTTCCCGGAGCTCGCAGTCTCTACCCAGTGCTCCCTGGGGAAGTGAAGGAGATGACGCCCACTCTGGGGTATGGGTGTCATGGGGGCGAGGCTCTTCTGGCCCAGAGTGACCCACTCAGCACCTTCTCTAGAACTGAGGACAGGAAAGAGGGGCGGAGGACTAAGAGGGCCCTAGGAAGGTGAAGGGAGGGAGTTAGTGTGGGGTGCTCaccccagtttaaaaaaataaaatttctaaagataaaaagttaaaaaaaaaaaaaaaaaagcattagtgTCTTGGCCTCCTGTCCTCCTCCCAGCACCCACCCTGGCCCTTTGGCCACCTCTTGCTCAGCCAGTTCAGAGCTTCGTATTCTCCTCTTGGCTCTCCAAGTCAGCACCGGACAGGTGCCCACTGCTCCCGGGCGCGTGACCATTGCTGGCACAGGCCACCAGATGCCCGTCCCCCAGTCCCTCTGGTGACTCGCCCAGCAGGCTCCAGCGGATCTCCTGGGGCAGCCTTGCCCGCTGCTCCTGACACTCCTGGGCCAGCTGGGCCAGCAGCtacaggaggaggaagagtagCACAGGTAAGGCCAGCCCACCCAGCACTCTGCCCGCCTGCTGCCCGCCTGCCCCTCATCCAAGGCCTCACCTGGGGCTCCTCTTCCACCAGCTGTTGTAGGACCTGCTGCTGCCCTGCCACAAGGCGTTCATACCGCTGCTTCTGGGCCTCCTCCAGCTGTGGGGGGGCAAGGGCTCAGCCAAGGGTCTCTGAGGGAGGGGCCCCAGCCCCGGGGCTCTGCCTGGGTATAGACATCAGGCAGGTGCAGGCTCCCGGGGTTGTGAGGTGACCCTTACAGACAATGCTCCAGCTGTTGCAGTCGGCTTCGGATGTGATGCGGGTGAGAGAGGGCTCCGGGGAAAGGACTCTAGAAGTCCGTCTAGTGCAATGCAGCACCAGGCCGGGACCCAGGACACAGGTTTCCAATGACTAAAGGAACAGGGGTGGGT
This genomic interval carries:
- the BAD gene encoding bcl2-associated agonist of cell death isoform X2, with the protein product MFQIPEFEQSEQEESSPADRGLGPNPTGDRAPGPGKHCRTATGLLGEAGHQQGQPANSNYHGGAGAVETRSRHSSHPTGTEDEEGTEEEEPSPFRGRSRSAPPNLWAAQRYGRELRRMSDEFHGSFKGLPRPKSAGTATQMRQSPSWTRFIQSWWGRNLGRGGSAPSQ
- the BAD gene encoding bcl2-associated agonist of cell death isoform X1, which translates into the protein MDRLSFLPAQSMFQIPEFEQSEQEESSPADRGLGPNPTGDRAPGPGKHCRTATGLLGEAGHQQGQPANSNYHGGAGAVETRSRHSSHPTGTEDEEGTEEEEPSPFRGRSRSAPPNLWAAQRYGRELRRMSDEFHGSFKGLPRPKSAGTATQMRQSPSWTRFIQSWWGRNLGRGGSAPSQ